A genomic window from Nosocomiicoccus massiliensis includes:
- a CDS encoding aminotransferase class I/II-fold pyridoxal phosphate-dependent enzyme translates to MTHALEIIKQSEIEIEPLVKQNKQIAYDNFKKVMQSFNDHSVMESDFTGTTGYGYDDTGRDKLEDIYRDIFKAEDALVRAQIISGTHAISLSLLSLLERGDELLYITGWPYDTLEKVIGDSEEDVGSMKALGIDFNYVDLIDDKAFDIDAILNNIKDNTKVIGIQRSRGYSTRKSLTIEQIEAVIKTIKERHPNIIVFVDNCYGEFVERREPIEVGADIAAGSLIKNPGGGLAKMGGYVVGRKDLIERVSYRLTVPGIGKEMGASLEVLLDMYQGLFMAPHAVIESLNGALLTSHVLTKLGYRTDPLFDETRTDLIQSIQFNTEEEMISFIQMVQSASPVNSKFLPIPDLIPGYQHPVIMAAGTFIQGASLELSADGPVREPYIAFMQGGLVYEHVKYALEKVLTHWSEKGII, encoded by the coding sequence ATGACACACGCATTAGAGATTATTAAGCAATCAGAAATAGAAATAGAACCACTTGTAAAACAGAATAAACAAATTGCATATGATAACTTTAAAAAAGTGATGCAATCATTTAACGATCACTCCGTTATGGAAAGTGACTTTACTGGAACGACAGGTTACGGGTATGACGACACGGGTCGTGACAAATTAGAAGATATTTATAGAGATATTTTTAAAGCGGAAGATGCGCTCGTACGCGCGCAAATTATTTCAGGAACACATGCGATTTCTCTCAGTCTTTTATCGTTATTAGAACGTGGTGACGAGTTATTATACATTACGGGTTGGCCGTACGACACGTTAGAAAAAGTGATCGGAGATAGTGAGGAAGACGTCGGAAGTATGAAAGCACTCGGCATTGATTTTAATTATGTCGATTTAATTGACGATAAAGCGTTCGATATCGATGCGATTTTAAACAATATTAAAGACAACACGAAAGTAATCGGTATTCAGCGTTCACGTGGATACTCGACTAGAAAATCGTTAACGATCGAACAAATTGAAGCGGTTATAAAAACGATTAAAGAACGTCATCCAAATATTATCGTATTTGTCGATAACTGTTATGGTGAATTTGTAGAACGTAGAGAACCGATTGAAGTCGGTGCGGATATCGCTGCTGGAAGTTTAATAAAAAACCCAGGTGGTGGACTTGCTAAAATGGGTGGATACGTTGTTGGTCGTAAAGATTTAATTGAACGTGTCAGTTATAGATTAACTGTCCCTGGTATCGGTAAAGAAATGGGAGCGTCACTAGAAGTACTACTCGATATGTATCAAGGATTATTTATGGCACCGCACGCTGTCATTGAAAGTTTAAATGGGGCGCTACTTACGAGTCACGTGTTAACGAAATTAGGGTATCGTACAGATCCATTATTTGATGAAACACGTACTGACTTAATACAAAGCATTCAGTTTAACACTGAAGAAGAAATGATTTCATTTATACAAATGGTACAAAGCGCGAGCCCTGTAAACTCTAAATTTTTACCGATTCCAGATTTAATACCAGGCTATCAACATCCAGTCATTATGGCAGCAGGAACATTTATACAAGGTGCATCTTTAGAATTATCTGCAGATGGGCCAGTGAGGGAACCATATATCGCATTTATGCAAGGTGGCTTAGTATACGAGCACGTTAAATACGCGTTAGAAAAAGTTCTTACTCACTGGAGTGAGAAAGGGATTATATAG